gtcaaatcaatatgttaataatgaaaaatatatttacttaatatttctgtgtaattagaatattaagcaaataaaatatgcAATATGTAATCGGACTGAAATTGCAAGATGGTTAAATGAATAATGtgcaagatttattaattatgcggTAATTTATGGGAGAAAAATATTTCAgccaaatatataataaaaaaaaatggctaaataattttatgaaatctgtgcgtgcacgggatctaatctagtattaagtgatttaaatctcattcttctcatttatgtgtaaggattccatagggttgcttttaaaattttataaaaggtaAAACGAATTagatattatttgtaaaattttaaaatatttatgaattatcaaacgaattatTTTGAAATGTCGTTCTCAATAAAATctctatagaaaaaggaaaataatgaactttaaATCACTTTAAActattaagaaacgaaagagatatcttaattgtaaaatgagaaaactgtaaagtggtagtaaataaaaaaaaattggaagtttaaggtagtaatttaaaataaaaatttcataggGTATTAAATagaaaagtggtgtatttttaaggcagtaaataccaaaatttcatttatttttttaactttttaaattGATAATAGGTTTATTAATATGATCGTTTAAATTCGATCTTGCTCGTTTATTGAGTCTTGTTTGTTAAAAGCTCGTTTATACTGATATACCTTGGCTTGGCTCGAGTTTGAATATAAACAAGCTACTCGTGAGCTAAGCtcgaaaaatgaaaaaaataacgAGCCAAGCTCGAATATAGGAAATGAAAGCTCGGTtaagctcggctcgagctcaAGCTCGGAAATTTTTATTAAGCATTCAAGCCTACCTCGAACAACCAAATACTCGTCTCGTTGACATCCTAAAGGGGAGGGGGTGGGAGTGAGAGTGTCGAGGATAGATAAAACGTACCCATTGATAGCTTCTGTGAATAGAAGGAGCTCGTCGTACGAAGTTCCATTACCATCAAATATATCATCAATCATATAAATAAATGATATTGCTTTAGCAAGTTCAATTCTGTCTTCCGACATATTTGGCCCTTGGAGAATTCCGTACGACCACATCCACCACTTGAATGGATCAATCCTTGCAAAGCTCAATTCCTTGTCAAAATTATGTTTGTTTTTCCATctacaaaatcaaaaaattgtgaAAGGACAATTTGTATTTTGAAACCTAGTTACATTAATTCTTTCTCCAACGGTGCAttatattcacctgatttttacttatttttctgaacttatctgaacttatttgaacttaattaaacttatctgaaattattagaactcatcaaaacttattttaattataaattgcACTTGGTCAACTCTTGTTTTCCTGATCTTATCTGAAATTATATTACAtctatttcaaaatgatatttacaTTTTCCGTTTTAGTCTCTTTTTATGTTTACActttactttattctatttttggacatgaaaatttattatcttaCTCCTCCTGCCTCACAACatttacaattttccactcactttctctcacgttaattttttttacaccCACCCAAATTTTTTCCATCTACCATATTTTATATATCCACCACTTTTTTAAACATTTTTCTTGTTCTGTCTTAATATTTATATAAATATTAATAgtaaatatcattttgaaatagaggTAGTATAAACTTATTTATGTGTTTCTTGAAACAAGtggaaataaaattaacaaaatagaGCCTACTTAACTAATTTTTAAGCTATACATTCATCATTTTCAAGCTCCATAATCTACTATATATATCCTATCATATTaccccacaacatttacaaCTTTCCACCcactttcttttattttattcactTTTTTCTTATACCCATCCACTTTTTAGTTACTTGACACGTTTTgactttgacactattcacatacaATACTAGTTTGACTCAATTTTATGGCCTAGTTTGACGTACCCTCTCCTTACAACTTATATTGAAATCTGTTGTACTTCATATCTGTAAGTCATTCGGGCATTGCCAAAATCAACTCTTGCTAGTTCTTGAACCTCGTTGAGCCATTCTTTCACATTGTTGGATTTGTGAAGAAACTTGAAAGAAACATGGTCAAATTCGTCAAGGACATTTTGAACCATAAGTATTGACAAGTTCTTATGATAAGGATATCGTAATGTGTTGTCAATAGTTATGCTAGCCTTCGATTGTTCTTCCATGTTGTTTAAGAAAGTTCTTAGGAGTTGCTCACTAATATCATTAGTTTCACCTAGTATAGAACACTCGCATACACTCAACAATCCTTTCACATCCTCCTTGTAAAGTTCTTGCTTCAATTGCCCATCTTTGTCCTTCAAGTTGTTAAAAATATCTGTttgacaataataataataggttAATtgaactgatttttttttttagagaaaGATAGCGGGGTAATttgtttattaaaataaatcaaGTTCCGTCAAAGTCACGAGACTTTGAGAGGAGCCTAAAATGATaagtgttgtggggtttttccggtgagatacctgggaggtttcttggtaacttttacagattaaacaagattgtatttttatagagagagaaagtagagagaaggcagagcagtaattgctctagaatgtattgattgtcacccttttttctagggaagtgggaatatttatagtactaggtttttgggggaatgacctaatattccccttacatgattggctggggaatgggaggaggacacgtgtcctttctccttacaattctctggcctcttttggcaatagtgggctgtttgggcctattgtgcttagtcattcacttgggatacatactaattaagcccctttccaggtataggttttatacatacatttatacacacttaaatacatacactgtagatacctagattaatacccatgcctcggagtagacttcgtatgatttctgctttagggggcgcaatacgtgccatgtgtcacgtcctcattggtacacgaaggcacggtaattttgcccacaacatttgcccctcaagaagggcatttctggaaacacattccgggtatcgcttcttgactcttgttttgcatcttcatctttgggtcaggtgttgagatggtgacacgtgtcacctttctccattttgcccctccctatatatagaggtgagggggggtaaatttcattttttacatttcattttcacagagctttcataggcgatttccggcgtgttcctaccaccatcaggcgatttccggccaccaggagactcatccttttcctcgtcacactcatcccgttcttcgcgaaactcatctcgttcttcgcgaaactcatcctgttcttcaccaagtacttcgcagatctttcaaggttagttttcgcctttcttgtttttgttatcctctcgtcatttttccctttgttagcggccgacctcttagtactaggtaagggtttaaaggttttatttaagatttttccgccgttcatcttttgtcggggcggacgtccaatcgcgtctttttcttcattgttggtcacccctaagccgtgcttcgttcactatgcagaaggcatggctagaaccaagcaaacggcagatccgacgcgcctgcgcttgcgggaagaagcatcgacacctcctagggagagatattcttccaccgcctcggcagtcgacgaagaatttgccgaactctttcaagagatcgacgagtacgtcgaggcgggggagcaggcggcaagctcgtcggagggtacagcgagccaggcagtgggggagccaagcgtcgctccattgtcatcggccgccgaggaacaagaagctgctccccagcttattaggcccagaggacgggaggaggcccaattgcttccgtcagagattcacccagacgtgggctggatgcggtggctagacaggcacggagccaagatgagggatgacctctgcgtgggggaagggtaccaaatgcgcgtgccggccggtctggactcgaccgtcagcctgcttgccgagggagaattccctgtgtatgccgcgtcaatcaaactcggcatgagattccctccacaccccttcgttgtggaggtgttagatggtttcaatattggggtggcccagctgacccccaactcatgggcggatatctttggctacattgccaaatgtgcattgaacgacgtggagccgtccttcaacgcctttctgcatctggtctccctctctcgttcccccagtgccgccaaagggtggtttaatctgagcagccgtggtacctaccagacagtggtcggcaagctcagcaagtggcatatgtggaggaagaggtgggtcgtgttttatactgacgacctggagatgtatgagagaatgagccgttggaactgtgacgccaacttcatggatcgtgacgagccccttcccccccttactgccgaagagtgggatcagataatggtcctgttcagggccaacacttaccacttaacagtggataagagtttccatgtgccggctgagtggttgccgcacattagccagtttcggaacgaggcctttctagcggccgtaggcttaggatattccatgactcgaggttgtatgccaatttatgtgccgttctgcgttggtctattcattttttctaactttggatttcttttgttcacagaggaaggaatgagcaagctatcggcggcggatattgggaagggcgatatgaccgattggatggcggacatctatgaggccaagatgcagaaagccaaggccgagttggaggagaaggtgagtattctcttaggttgtcgttttttttttcttttttgcaagTTAAACTTCTCCCGTCCAGCGTCTATAGTGGACGtctttttagtgacgagccgatatcctgatatctgacccgtgtttgctaaggtaggcctcgtcactttttattgACAGGCCCCTTAGTTAGCGATTTTTCAAGTGACTCGTGATTGATAgagtacgcctcgtcatttttgggacgggcgtcctttttaatgacgagccacttttCTGCGATTGACTTGcccttgataaggtacgcctcgtcatttttaagacgggcgtcctttttaatggcgagccactatttattgagtgacttgtgattgataaggtacgcctcgtcatttttaagacgggcgtccttttaatgacgagccactatcttgtgagtgacttgtgattgataaggtacgcctcgtcatttttaagacgggcgtcctttttaatgacgagccactatttgtgagtgacttgtgattgataaggtacgcctcgtcatttttaagacgggcgtcctttttaatgacgagccactatcttgtgagtgacttgtgattgataaggtacgcctcgtcatttttaagacgggcgtcctttttaatgacgagccactatttgtgagtgacttgtgattgataaggtacgcctcgtcatttttaagacgggcg
This Spinacia oleracea cultivar Varoflay chromosome 6, BTI_SOV_V1, whole genome shotgun sequence DNA region includes the following protein-coding sequences:
- the LOC130462377 gene encoding uncharacterized protein is translated as MPRSRLRMISALGGAIRAMCHVLIGTRRHGNFAHNICPSRRAFLETHSGAFIGDFRRVPTTIRRFPATRRLILFLVTLIPFFAKLISFFAKLILFFTKYFADLSRGRNEQAIGGGYWEGRYDRLDGGHL